In the Chryseobacterium sp. MYb264 genome, one interval contains:
- a CDS encoding winged helix-turn-helix transcriptional regulator — translation MNTKERAEENKICPLEVAVNTISGKWKIPIVWQINEGKKRPSEFLRGIAKVDRRVLNQQLNEMVADGILLKESFNELPPRVEYRLTELGEKLVSVLWQLNDWG, via the coding sequence ATGAATACAAAAGAACGCGCTGAAGAAAATAAAATTTGTCCGTTGGAAGTTGCTGTGAATACCATCAGCGGAAAGTGGAAAATCCCTATCGTATGGCAGATTAATGAAGGTAAGAAACGTCCGAGTGAATTTCTGCGCGGCATTGCCAAAGTAGACCGAAGAGTCTTAAATCAGCAGCTTAATGAAATGGTCGCCGATGGAATTTTATTGAAAGAATCCTTCAATGAGCTTCCTCCGAGAGTTGAATATCGTTTGACAGAGCTGGGGGAAAAACTGGTGAGCGTTCTCTGGCAGCTGAATGACTGGGGGTAA
- the pfkA gene encoding 6-phosphofructokinase has protein sequence MKESAVKKIAVLTSGGDSPGMNAALRAVVRTANYYNIECYGVREGYNGLINNDFLKMGPRSVKNIINQGGTILKSARSMEFRTKEGRQKAYDNCVKLGIDGLVCIGGDGTFTGAKIFNEEFGIRVIGIPGTIDNDIFGTDNTIGYDTALNTAMDAIDKIRDTATSHNRVFFVEVMGRDAGFIALNSGLATGALDILIPEKKDSIDELFANFKTAEKSGKSSSIVVVAEGEKLANVYELAEKTKLSFPDYDIRVAILGHMQRGGSPSCADRVLASRLGYGAVTGLMEGQTNVMAGMRSNDVVYTPIEEAIKKHNEINQDLLLISEILAI, from the coding sequence ATGAAAGAGAGTGCTGTAAAAAAAATTGCAGTTCTTACTTCCGGAGGAGACTCCCCGGGTATGAATGCTGCATTGAGAGCGGTAGTAAGGACCGCCAATTATTATAACATAGAATGCTACGGAGTAAGAGAAGGCTACAATGGCCTTATCAACAACGATTTCCTGAAAATGGGACCTCGTTCCGTAAAAAATATAATCAACCAGGGGGGAACTATTCTGAAATCTGCCCGTTCCATGGAATTTAGAACCAAAGAAGGTCGTCAGAAGGCTTATGATAACTGTGTAAAGCTTGGTATCGACGGTTTGGTGTGTATCGGAGGAGATGGAACTTTTACCGGAGCTAAGATTTTCAATGAAGAATTCGGAATTCGTGTAATTGGTATCCCGGGAACGATCGACAACGATATCTTCGGAACAGATAATACGATTGGTTACGACACCGCATTGAATACCGCGATGGATGCCATTGATAAAATTCGTGATACGGCCACATCGCACAACAGAGTTTTCTTTGTGGAAGTAATGGGTCGTGATGCAGGATTCATCGCTTTAAATAGCGGATTGGCAACGGGAGCTCTGGATATCTTGATTCCTGAGAAAAAGGACAGTATTGACGAACTTTTTGCCAACTTCAAAACTGCTGAAAAATCAGGAAAATCTTCAAGCATTGTGGTGGTTGCGGAAGGTGAAAAATTAGCCAACGTTTACGAATTAGCAGAAAAAACAAAACTTTCTTTCCCGGATTATGACATTCGTGTTGCGATTTTGGGACATATGCAGAGAGGAGGTTCTCCGAGCTGTGCTGACAGAGTATTGGCGAGCAGACTGGGCTATGGTGCAGTAACAGGATTAATGGAAGGACAAACAAACGTGATGGCAGGAATGCGTTCTAATGATGTGGTGTATACGCCAATTGAAGAGGCCATTAAAAAACATAATGAAATCAACCAGGATCTTTTATTGATTTCAGAAATTTTAGCAATCTAA
- the gap gene encoding type I glyceraldehyde-3-phosphate dehydrogenase: MSTIKVGINGFGRIGRLVFRAMTERDNIEVVGINDLIDATYMAYMLKYDSVHGIFPGEISVEGNDLVVNGKRIRVTAERDPSNLKWNEIGADYVVESTGLFLDKDSAAKHITAGAKKVILSAPSKDDTPMFVMGVNHTELTDDVKILSNASCTTNCLAPLAKVIHDNFGIVEGLMTTVHATTATQKTVDGPSMKDWRGGRAALNNIIPSSTGAAKAVGKVIPSLNGKLTGMSFRVPTVDVSVVDLTVRLEKATSYEEICAAIKAASEGELKGILGYTEDAVVSQDFIGDKRTSIFDKDAGIMLSPNFVKLVSWYDNEMGYSNKLVDMLIHAASLSN; this comes from the coding sequence ATGTCAACAATTAAAGTAGGTATCAACGGGTTTGGTAGAATTGGACGTCTTGTGTTCAGAGCAATGACTGAAAGAGATAACATCGAAGTTGTAGGAATTAATGACCTTATCGATGCTACATACATGGCTTATATGCTTAAATATGATTCAGTTCACGGGATTTTTCCAGGTGAAATTTCTGTAGAAGGTAACGACCTTGTAGTAAACGGAAAAAGAATAAGAGTAACAGCTGAAAGAGACCCTAGTAACTTAAAGTGGAATGAAATCGGTGCAGATTACGTAGTAGAATCTACTGGTTTATTCCTTGATAAAGACAGTGCTGCAAAACATATTACAGCTGGTGCTAAGAAAGTAATTCTTTCTGCTCCTTCAAAAGATGATACGCCAATGTTTGTAATGGGTGTAAACCACACAGAACTTACTGACGATGTAAAAATCTTGTCAAATGCTTCTTGTACTACAAACTGTTTAGCTCCTTTGGCTAAAGTAATTCACGATAACTTCGGTATCGTAGAAGGTTTAATGACAACTGTACACGCAACAACAGCAACTCAGAAAACTGTTGACGGTCCTTCAATGAAAGACTGGAGAGGTGGTAGAGCTGCGCTAAACAACATTATCCCTTCTTCTACAGGTGCTGCTAAAGCGGTAGGAAAAGTAATTCCTTCTTTGAACGGAAAACTAACAGGTATGTCTTTCAGAGTACCAACAGTTGACGTTTCTGTAGTAGATTTAACGGTAAGATTAGAAAAAGCAACTTCTTATGAAGAGATCTGTGCTGCTATCAAAGCTGCTTCTGAAGGTGAATTGAAAGGTATCCTAGGATACACTGAAGATGCTGTAGTTTCTCAAGACTTCATCGGAGATAAGAGAACTTCAATCTTCGATAAAGATGCTGGTATCATGCTTTCTCCTAACTTCGTAAAACTTGTTTCTTGGTATGACAACGAAATGGGTTATTCTAACAAGTTAGTTGATATGCTAATCCACGCTGCTTCTTTATCTAACTAA
- a CDS encoding response regulator transcription factor — METPDKKHPLLEVWKTYPRMRKEGKKFLNTPPIERIIGEMFAIGEFYYYVMNLTTSTLSHHHENILKLHGLEKYPENLKEVIDLTHPDDIPFVIQAEQTAIQKMIEIGLEHQLYLKISYCFRMKTSKNTYELFHHQSIHTMEDEDGQLVQSINIHTNINHITKQNPNTVLICGIGPRNDFHQIKLQNFNQNPLFSENLTKREIEVLALIAKGYSGREIARILILSEHTVRTHRKNILKKTNSRNSKELLKKAFEAGVV, encoded by the coding sequence ATGGAGACTCCCGATAAGAAACACCCTTTGCTTGAAGTGTGGAAAACCTATCCCAGAATGAGGAAGGAAGGCAAAAAATTCTTAAACACTCCCCCTATTGAACGCATTATTGGTGAAATGTTTGCCATTGGTGAGTTTTATTATTACGTGATGAATCTTACGACCAGCACTCTTTCTCATCATCACGAAAATATCCTGAAACTTCACGGACTTGAAAAATATCCTGAAAACCTGAAAGAAGTCATAGATCTTACTCACCCCGACGATATTCCGTTTGTGATACAGGCAGAGCAGACCGCTATTCAGAAAATGATAGAAATCGGTCTTGAGCATCAGCTTTATTTAAAGATCAGTTACTGCTTCAGGATGAAGACCTCAAAAAATACGTATGAACTCTTCCATCATCAGTCCATTCACACCATGGAAGATGAAGATGGACAGCTTGTGCAATCGATAAACATTCATACCAATATCAATCATATTACAAAACAAAATCCCAATACAGTACTTATTTGCGGGATTGGGCCAAGAAACGATTTTCATCAAATCAAACTTCAAAATTTTAATCAAAATCCTTTATTTTCTGAAAATCTTACCAAAAGAGAAATTGAAGTGTTGGCACTTATCGCCAAAGGTTATTCAGGGCGTGAGATTGCCCGGATTTTGATTTTATCTGAACATACCGTCCGAACACACCGAAAGAATATTCTAAAGAAAACAAATTCCCGAAACAGCAAAGAATTACTGAAAAAAGCTTTTGAGGCAGGCGTTGTTTAA
- a CDS encoding oxygenase MpaB family protein, translating to MILQPRFKDSPHFKDFWSHGNGKQLTDFSGAELSFDDFEKFSPYFYDVDEIGDQVVREVYLTKKFQEASREIEGYIRNGVSENDHVPESVKKLFLQTQKVPDWLDYDLIKSGAELCMRSNLDSLISLRDYCLIGGYDYAYLNKPLIATEALKKGAVKRLSETLDFWVNATRYDALEIHKKGYEFAIKTRLIHSYARLSIKKYDKDWDTENWGEPINSWDMMATYIGFSLVFLHSLKKLGNTFSEKEEKGLFHLWKYVGYLLGIPENLLPNDKKQATEYFYLWTSVQPPSDKDSVLLAHSLLNESLENPILKYQFQRKNLRYLHICCTWFLLDDEVCKRLQIPDVSNKKAFPRTKWVINRIYDSIVSRKARIKKGNKDQMKVLEDYLAITKNSNFH from the coding sequence ATGATTTTACAACCTCGATTTAAAGATTCGCCACATTTCAAAGATTTTTGGAGCCATGGAAACGGAAAACAGCTGACTGATTTTTCCGGAGCTGAACTGAGCTTTGATGACTTTGAAAAATTTTCTCCTTATTTCTATGATGTGGATGAAATTGGTGATCAGGTGGTAAGAGAGGTTTATTTAACAAAAAAATTTCAGGAAGCTTCCAGAGAAATTGAAGGCTACATCCGAAATGGCGTATCTGAAAATGATCATGTTCCAGAAAGTGTAAAAAAATTATTCCTTCAAACGCAAAAAGTTCCGGATTGGCTGGATTATGACTTAATAAAAAGCGGCGCCGAACTTTGCATGAGAAGCAATCTGGATTCATTGATTTCCCTCAGAGATTACTGCCTGATTGGCGGATATGATTATGCTTACCTCAACAAACCTCTGATCGCTACCGAAGCCTTGAAAAAAGGAGCCGTAAAACGTCTTTCGGAAACATTGGATTTTTGGGTGAATGCCACAAGATACGATGCTTTGGAAATTCATAAAAAAGGCTATGAATTTGCCATTAAGACAAGATTGATTCATTCTTACGCCAGACTTTCCATTAAAAAATATGATAAAGATTGGGACACCGAAAATTGGGGCGAACCCATCAATTCCTGGGATATGATGGCGACTTATATAGGTTTTAGCCTTGTTTTTCTTCACAGTTTGAAAAAATTGGGAAATACATTTTCTGAAAAGGAAGAAAAAGGACTTTTTCATCTTTGGAAATATGTGGGTTATCTCCTCGGAATTCCTGAAAACCTTTTACCCAACGATAAAAAACAGGCGACGGAATATTTTTATTTATGGACTTCCGTGCAGCCGCCTTCCGATAAAGATTCTGTTCTATTGGCTCATTCTTTGTTGAATGAATCATTGGAAAACCCTATTTTAAAATATCAGTTTCAAAGAAAAAATTTAAGATATCTCCACATTTGCTGCACCTGGTTTTTACTCGATGATGAAGTTTGCAAAAGGCTTCAGATTCCGGATGTTTCCAATAAAAAAGCTTTCCCGCGAACGAAATGGGTTATCAACAGAATTTATGATTCCATCGTCAGCCGAAAAGCAAGAATAAAAAAAGGAAATAAGGACCAGATGAAGGTGTTGGAAGATTATTTAGCCATAACAAAAAACTCTAATTTTCATTAA
- the recA gene encoding recombinase RecA codes for MSNIDDKKKALALVLDKLDKTYGKGTVMTLGDNSVDNTIEVIPSGSLGLDIALGVGGYPRGRIIEIYGPESSGKTTLTLHAIAEAQKAGGIAAFIDAEHAFDRTYAAKLGIDLENLIISQPDNGEQALEIADNLIRSGAIDIVVIDSVAALTPKAEIEGEMGDSKMGLHARLMSQALRKLTATINRTKCTVIFINQLREKIGVMFGNPETTTGGNALKFYASVRVDIRKASAPIKNGDEAVGSRVKVKIVKNKVAPPFKMAEFDIMYGEGVSKTGEILDQAVEQGIVKKSGSWFSYEETKLGQGRDAVKEVLRDNPELSEELENKIKEEIANKKQ; via the coding sequence ATGAGTAATATTGACGATAAGAAAAAAGCACTGGCTTTGGTGCTTGACAAGCTAGATAAAACGTACGGAAAAGGAACGGTAATGACGTTGGGAGACAACTCGGTAGACAATACCATCGAAGTGATTCCTTCGGGTTCTTTAGGATTAGACATCGCTCTTGGAGTGGGTGGATATCCTAGAGGAAGAATCATCGAAATCTACGGTCCTGAATCTTCTGGTAAAACAACTTTAACGCTTCACGCCATTGCTGAAGCTCAAAAAGCGGGTGGTATCGCTGCTTTCATTGATGCTGAGCACGCTTTCGACAGAACTTACGCTGCAAAATTAGGAATTGATTTGGAAAACCTTATCATTTCTCAACCGGACAACGGGGAGCAGGCTTTGGAAATTGCAGATAACCTGATTCGTTCAGGAGCAATCGACATCGTGGTGATTGACTCTGTTGCAGCCCTGACTCCAAAAGCAGAAATTGAAGGTGAAATGGGAGATTCTAAAATGGGTCTTCATGCAAGATTGATGTCTCAGGCATTGAGAAAATTAACGGCAACGATCAACAGAACAAAATGTACGGTAATCTTCATCAACCAGTTGAGAGAGAAAATCGGTGTGATGTTCGGAAATCCTGAAACGACAACGGGGGGTAACGCATTGAAATTCTATGCTTCTGTAAGAGTTGACATCAGAAAAGCAAGTGCACCAATTAAAAACGGAGACGAAGCTGTTGGTAGCCGTGTGAAAGTGAAAATTGTAAAAAACAAAGTAGCTCCACCTTTCAAAATGGCTGAATTCGACATTATGTATGGTGAAGGTGTTTCTAAAACAGGAGAAATCCTGGATCAGGCTGTAGAACAGGGAATCGTGAAGAAAAGCGGATCTTGGTTCAGCTATGAAGAAACAAAACTGGGACAAGGTCGTGATGCAGTGAAAGAAGTTTTAAGAGACAATCCTGAACTTTCTGAAGAACTGGAGAATAAAATTAAAGAAGAGATTGCTAATAAAAAGCAGTAA
- a CDS encoding S9 family peptidase has translation MKLKCTVFVLLIMTSFMYGQKKPLDHSVYDSWQNIGSRKISNDGKWIAYSVDVQEGNPNLFLYSVKNKKSQKFPRAIKVELTNDSRFAVFQIRPLYKDIKAVKDKKLKQDKLTKDSLAIVDFSTGKTEKIPNVKGFKIPEKGNSYVAYLLENVKDKSSDDASDKEDGDEKKDDDKNAKPLQLVVRNLLDGKSTTYDNVSRYEFSNNGKQLVFVTKKPEEKPSKDKKEKKDSLDDKSVAKKETDKSKPKKYALQTVQVVNLQTGTVDKISEMEGDFSQLSFDEEGNQLAYVGTSSAQNDLVKLYQLYYFNVKGKKKEIIANDNSQMKKNWVVSENRLPKFSKNGKQLYFGVAPKPIARDTAMIANDHAVVDIWNYKDDYLQTVQLKELKDDLKKSYAAVMQTDKPDFFTTIDGENLDTLRLINDGDAEFTLGITSFNNRIPSQWEGSTKKTYFLIDNKTGERTEVIKNLNGAVSVSPLGKFVVIFDREKGKWFSYNVKTKQTLPLNNELSVSFVDEDFDMPDFPGSYGIASWTDNDESVIIRDRYDLWEFFLNGSKKPRNITNGFGRKNKITFDTYDLDKDIKSVNRKSSIYLSAFDNTSKANGIFKITIQAGKDPVKIQMENVWGYRTLQKAKNAEEYILVKESYTDSPNIFATTDFSNQQKLSNTNPQQNTYNWGTDELVNWTTPKGNSSTGVLFKPENFDPNKKYPMIVYFYEKLSDNLNRYVAPAPTPSRLNISYFVSNGYLVFTPDISYVDGYPGESAMEYINSGVEKLKQNSWVDGSKIGIQGQSWGGYQVAYLIAHTDMYAAAWSGAPVVNMTSAYGGIRWSSGMNRQFQYEKTQSRLGKNLWEAPDLYIKNSPLFAIDQVKTPVVIMSNDKDGAVPWYQGIEMFSALRRLGKPSWLLNYNGDDHNLMKRQNRKDIQIREQQFFDYYLKGAKAPLWMTKGVPATQKGRDWGFELTDDKP, from the coding sequence ATGAAGTTGAAATGTACAGTTTTTGTTCTGCTCATCATGACCAGTTTTATGTATGGACAGAAAAAGCCGTTGGATCACTCTGTTTATGACAGTTGGCAAAACATCGGTTCAAGAAAAATCTCCAATGACGGAAAATGGATCGCCTATTCTGTTGATGTTCAGGAAGGAAATCCCAACCTTTTTTTATATTCCGTTAAAAATAAAAAATCTCAGAAGTTTCCAAGAGCAATAAAAGTGGAATTAACAAATGATTCCAGATTTGCTGTTTTCCAGATTCGTCCTTTATATAAAGATATCAAGGCGGTAAAGGATAAAAAATTAAAGCAAGATAAATTGACAAAAGACAGCTTGGCAATTGTTGATTTTTCTACGGGTAAAACGGAGAAAATTCCTAATGTAAAAGGTTTTAAAATTCCTGAAAAAGGGAATTCTTATGTTGCGTACCTTTTGGAAAATGTAAAAGATAAATCTTCAGATGATGCTTCGGATAAAGAAGATGGGGACGAAAAGAAAGATGATGATAAAAATGCAAAACCATTGCAATTGGTGGTTCGAAATCTTTTGGACGGTAAAAGTACGACTTACGATAATGTATCTCGTTATGAATTCAGCAATAACGGAAAACAACTCGTTTTTGTAACCAAAAAGCCTGAGGAAAAGCCAAGCAAGGATAAAAAAGAAAAGAAAGATTCTTTGGATGATAAATCTGTGGCTAAAAAGGAAACAGATAAATCTAAGCCTAAGAAATATGCCCTTCAAACGGTACAGGTTGTGAATTTGCAAACCGGAACTGTGGATAAAATTTCTGAAATGGAAGGTGATTTTTCACAATTATCTTTTGATGAAGAAGGAAATCAGTTGGCGTATGTGGGAACTTCTTCTGCGCAGAATGATCTGGTGAAATTGTATCAGCTGTATTATTTTAATGTTAAAGGAAAAAAGAAGGAAATTATAGCCAACGACAATTCACAAATGAAAAAGAACTGGGTAGTTTCTGAAAACCGCTTGCCGAAATTCAGTAAAAACGGAAAACAGCTGTATTTTGGAGTTGCGCCAAAACCTATCGCAAGGGATACAGCAATGATTGCTAACGATCATGCAGTGGTTGATATCTGGAATTATAAAGATGATTACCTGCAAACGGTTCAGTTGAAAGAGCTGAAAGATGATCTTAAAAAATCTTACGCTGCGGTGATGCAGACCGATAAACCGGATTTCTTTACGACTATTGACGGGGAAAATCTTGATACTTTACGATTGATAAACGACGGAGATGCCGAATTTACACTGGGAATTACGAGTTTCAACAATCGTATTCCTTCGCAATGGGAGGGTTCAACAAAGAAGACTTATTTCCTTATCGATAATAAAACTGGTGAAAGAACAGAAGTCATCAAAAATCTGAACGGAGCAGTTTCTGTTTCACCTCTTGGAAAGTTCGTTGTGATTTTTGATAGAGAAAAAGGAAAATGGTTCAGTTATAATGTGAAAACAAAACAGACGCTTCCATTAAATAATGAATTATCAGTTTCTTTCGTTGACGAAGATTTTGATATGCCTGATTTTCCGGGTTCTTATGGAATTGCTTCGTGGACGGATAATGATGAATCGGTTATTATCAGAGACCGTTATGATCTTTGGGAATTTTTCCTGAATGGTTCTAAAAAGCCAAGAAATATCACCAACGGATTCGGGCGAAAAAATAAAATCACTTTTGATACCTACGATTTAGATAAAGATATTAAAAGTGTAAACCGAAAATCTTCTATTTATTTATCAGCGTTTGACAATACATCGAAAGCCAACGGAATTTTTAAAATAACGATTCAGGCTGGTAAAGATCCTGTAAAAATTCAGATGGAAAATGTTTGGGGGTATAGAACGCTTCAAAAGGCCAAAAATGCAGAAGAATATATTTTAGTTAAAGAATCTTACACCGATTCGCCAAATATTTTTGCAACAACCGATTTTTCAAATCAACAAAAATTGAGCAATACCAATCCTCAACAAAATACTTACAACTGGGGAACAGACGAATTGGTCAACTGGACGACGCCAAAAGGAAATTCTTCAACAGGTGTTTTGTTTAAACCAGAAAATTTTGATCCGAACAAAAAATATCCAATGATCGTTTATTTCTACGAAAAACTTTCGGATAACCTAAATCGTTATGTAGCTCCGGCTCCAACGCCTTCAAGGTTAAATATCTCTTATTTTGTGAGCAACGGATATTTGGTTTTCACACCTGATATTTCGTATGTTGATGGCTATCCTGGAGAATCTGCGATGGAATATATCAATTCAGGAGTTGAAAAATTAAAACAAAATTCTTGGGTCGATGGTTCTAAAATAGGAATTCAGGGACAAAGTTGGGGCGGTTATCAGGTTGCGTATCTTATCGCACATACTGATATGTACGCTGCGGCATGGAGTGGTGCACCTGTTGTAAACATGACTTCAGCTTACGGAGGAATTCGTTGGAGTTCAGGAATGAATCGTCAGTTTCAATATGAAAAAACACAAAGCCGATTAGGGAAAAATCTGTGGGAAGCTCCGGATCTTTATATTAAAAATTCACCGCTTTTTGCGATAGATCAAGTAAAAACTCCGGTTGTAATCATGAGTAATGATAAAGATGGTGCAGTGCCTTGGTATCAGGGAATTGAAATGTTTTCAGCATTGCGTCGTCTAGGAAAGCCATCTTGGCTTCTGAATTATAATGGGGATGACCATAACCTGATGAAACGTCAGAACAGAAAAGATATCCAGATTCGTGAGCAGCAATTCTTTGATTATTATCTTAAAGGCGCAAAAGCTCCGTTGTGGATGACTAAAGGTGTTCCCGCTACACAAAAAGGAAGAGATTGGGGATTTGAGTTAACTGATGATAAACCCTAA
- the htpG gene encoding molecular chaperone HtpG: MTKGNINVSVENIFPLIKKFLYSDHEIFLRELISNATDATLKLKHLTSIGEAKVEYGNPQLEVKIDKENKKLTIIDQGIGMTAEEVEKYINQVAFSGAEEFLEKYKDTAKDSGIIGHFGLGFYSAFMVAEKVEIVTKSYKDEPAVRWICDGSPEFTLEETTDKTDRGTEIILHIAEDSVEFLEEAKIRELLLKYNKFMPVPIKFGTKTHTLPLPEGSPEDAVAETEEVDNIINNPTPAWTIAPSELTSEDYMKFYHELYPMQFEEPLFNIHLNVDYPFNLTGVLFFPKLSNNLNIEKDKIQLYQNQVFVTDEVKGIVPDFLMLLRGVIDSPDIPLNVSRSYLQADGAVKKISSYITKKVADKMSSLINENREDYEKKWNDIKIVIEYGIVTEEKFAEKADKFTLYPTTDGKYFLWNELEEKIKPNQTDKDGKMVVLYASNTDEQHSYIQSAKDKGYEVLLLDSHIIPHVIQKLETSKDNISFVRVDSDHINNLIKKDEPIISKLNDTEKESLKKNIEESVNDTKFTVQLEDLDSTDAPFTITQPEFMRRMKDMQATGGGGMFGMGGFPEMYNLVVNSNSEFANQVLKTENAEEKESLIKYALDLAKLSQNLLKGKDLTDFIQRSYKQLEK, encoded by the coding sequence ATGACTAAAGGAAATATTAATGTATCTGTGGAAAATATTTTCCCGCTTATCAAAAAATTTCTTTACAGTGACCACGAAATATTCTTGAGAGAATTAATCTCTAACGCAACGGATGCTACTTTAAAATTAAAGCACTTAACAAGCATTGGCGAAGCAAAAGTTGAATACGGAAATCCACAGCTTGAAGTAAAAATCGATAAAGAAAATAAAAAGCTGACCATCATCGATCAGGGAATCGGGATGACGGCTGAGGAAGTTGAAAAATACATCAACCAGGTGGCTTTTTCAGGGGCTGAAGAGTTTTTGGAAAAATATAAAGACACGGCGAAAGATTCAGGAATTATCGGACATTTCGGACTTGGATTCTATTCTGCATTTATGGTGGCTGAAAAGGTTGAAATTGTAACTAAATCATACAAAGACGAGCCAGCCGTTCGTTGGATCTGCGACGGAAGTCCAGAATTTACTTTGGAAGAAACCACCGATAAAACAGACAGAGGAACGGAAATTATTCTACACATCGCAGAAGATTCTGTAGAATTTTTAGAAGAAGCAAAAATCCGTGAGTTGTTGTTGAAATATAACAAATTCATGCCTGTGCCGATTAAATTCGGAACTAAAACGCATACTTTACCATTACCGGAAGGTTCTCCGGAAGATGCGGTTGCTGAAACTGAAGAAGTAGACAATATCATCAACAACCCCACTCCGGCCTGGACAATTGCACCAAGTGAACTGACGAGTGAAGATTATATGAAATTCTACCACGAATTGTACCCAATGCAGTTTGAGGAGCCTTTATTTAATATTCACCTAAATGTTGATTATCCGTTCAATTTAACGGGCGTTTTATTCTTCCCGAAATTGAGCAATAATTTAAATATTGAAAAAGATAAAATTCAATTATATCAGAATCAGGTATTTGTAACGGATGAAGTAAAAGGTATCGTTCCGGATTTCTTAATGCTTCTTCGTGGAGTGATTGATTCTCCGGATATTCCGTTGAACGTTTCTCGTTCGTATTTACAAGCTGATGGCGCAGTGAAGAAAATTTCGTCGTATATCACGAAGAAAGTGGCCGACAAAATGTCTTCTTTAATCAATGAAAACCGTGAAGATTACGAGAAAAAATGGAATGACATTAAAATCGTTATCGAGTACGGAATTGTAACAGAAGAAAAATTTGCCGAAAAAGCAGATAAATTTACATTATATCCTACAACAGACGGAAAATACTTCCTTTGGAATGAATTAGAAGAAAAAATCAAACCAAATCAAACCGATAAAGACGGAAAAATGGTTGTTTTATACGCTTCTAATACAGATGAGCAGCACAGCTATATCCAGTCTGCCAAAGATAAAGGATATGAAGTTTTACTGTTAGATTCTCATATTATTCCTCACGTTATTCAGAAACTGGAAACTTCAAAAGATAATATTTCTTTTGTAAGAGTAGATTCAGACCATATCAACAATCTGATCAAAAAAGATGAGCCGATTATCTCTAAATTAAATGATACTGAAAAAGAATCATTAAAGAAAAATATCGAAGAGTCTGTGAATGACACTAAATTCACTGTTCAGCTGGAAGATCTTGACAGCACAGATGCTCCGTTTACGATTACCCAACCGGAATTTATGAGAAGAATGAAGGATATGCAGGCAACCGGCGGTGGCGGTATGTTCGGAATGGGCGGTTTCCCGGAAATGTATAATTTGGTGGTAAACTCTAACAGTGAATTTGCCAATCAGGTATTGAAAACTGAAAATGCAGAAGAAAAAGAAAGCTTAATTAAGTATGCTTTAGATTTGGCTAAACTTTCTCAGAATTTGCTGAAAGGAAAAGATCTGACGGACTTTATCCAGAGAAGCTACAAGCAATTGGAAAAATAA
- a CDS encoding alpha/beta hydrolase family protein — MKTKAILTLLFVLTLQFFNAQMDDKFYQPKKELKPIENMKYENLSLPVDKDTITAIFIRPAAAKPKATILFFHGAGGNVSSYTFMIKPLVDDGFQVVMVDFRGYGKSSGTPTHKNVAEDGQRFFDIITKREDVKNTKVLLYGASLGSQIATHLSRINKDKISGLIIDGGMSSFADIASAFAPDYKSVIEQALASVYAAKEDIKFTQGLPKLFIYSKNDRTVPYSQGELMFANASEPKQFLEFSEDHLLAVKEKPADVVKAVEALLK, encoded by the coding sequence ATGAAAACTAAAGCAATCTTAACTCTTCTTTTCGTATTAACGTTACAATTTTTCAACGCTCAGATGGATGATAAATTTTATCAGCCTAAAAAAGAACTGAAGCCGATAGAAAATATGAAATACGAAAATCTAAGCCTTCCTGTAGATAAAGATACCATCACCGCTATTTTTATAAGACCTGCCGCAGCAAAACCGAAAGCTACGATCCTATTTTTCCATGGTGCGGGCGGAAATGTAAGTTCTTACACTTTTATGATTAAACCTTTAGTTGATGACGGATTTCAAGTCGTAATGGTTGATTTCAGAGGCTACGGAAAATCCAGCGGTACCCCGACTCATAAAAATGTGGCAGAAGACGGACAGAGATTCTTTGATATTATCACCAAAAGAGAAGATGTGAAAAATACAAAAGTCCTTCTTTACGGAGCCTCTTTAGGTTCGCAAATCGCCACTCACCTTTCAAGAATCAACAAAGATAAAATTTCAGGGCTGATCATCGATGGCGGAATGTCCTCCTTTGCCGATATCGCATCTGCTTTTGCTCCTGATTATAAAAGCGTGATCGAGCAGGCTTTAGCTTCTGTGTATGCTGCGAAAGAAGATATCAAATTTACACAGGGTCTTCCCAAACTTTTCATCTACAGTAAAAATGACAGAACGGTTCCGTATTCTCAGGGAGAACTTATGTTTGCGAATGCTTCTGAACCGAAACAGTTTTTAGAATTTTCAGAAGATCATTTGTTAGCAGTGAAAGAAAAACCGGCAGATGTGGTGAAGGCGGTGGAAGCTTTATTGAAATAA